Below is a genomic region from Hevea brasiliensis isolate MT/VB/25A 57/8 chromosome 3, ASM3005281v1, whole genome shotgun sequence.
TCGTTCAAACAAACCACTAAATTAACAGTTAGAGTGGCTAGAATTGACCATCAACCTCACCATTTATATGCATTACAGGCGTACATCATTATCAGATTTGTCAAAGGGATTCACAACAACATCAGTGGTGTCATTTGTGAAAATATTAGCATTGAGCAACATCCCACAATTTTTCATCATGCTTTTCTTATTTCATTTGTGCTTTCGtgagtttttaattttttaattttaatttatttctttaattagaaACTTGCGAATGTAGATATACAAAAgctttttctaaaacataattagagttgaaagattttattttgataattttaaattatgtaactaaaataaaataatcaccTCAATTGACAGACGGTTGACATAATTTACTTAGAAAAAGCTACAATGCTCAttctaaaaattatatgtatTAGTTATCATTGGGTCCTTGATAAAAAAACAACCTACTTCCTGTTTCTTCATTTCATATTAGCAAAGAAAactgttatttaattgttttatgctCTTAGTTTGTTGAAAATATGGAAGCTCAGAAGATTGGTTTCTCACTCTCTTGAATCTTGGTGGCTACAAAAGCAACGCTATATCCCAATGTCAAACACCCACCTAGCTAATCTGAAACTCACCTTCCAATCTCGATCTAGGAGCTTAGAAGCTGTTACATGCGTTATTCGAGAGGACTTTAAAGGGCTTATGATAATTAGAAAGTCCACGATTCGCTGAAGCTTTAACTTAATTTAACAATATGAACATTACACGATCGGCATTTTCTCTTTGTTGTCTAACGAGGCCCCAAAATAGGTTATACTTCGACAACGACCCCAAGACACGAAGGCTTACCTGTGCCCTTACTCGAGCCTTTCACAAAACATCAGCGTCGAAGGCTTTCTCAGACAAACCACTTCCTGCGTTATAAAAACTCCACTTTCGAAATTTTATACAAACAATTCGTGAATAATAAAAACTAGATTTATACTCAAAAGAAAAACacattaaatttgattaaaaattttgaaaaagcattttggcattttaaaatttttataactaaaataCTTAAATTAGAATTTAGAAGTCATTAATAAGCATTTTGCAATAACATTTTTTCCGCACAAATAGAAATGATGAACAGATTCCAAAAAACAAAATAGAAGCGAGTTGACAAAATCCAGTAAATCATCTCGAGGCCCACAGCACCAAAGACGAGCATTTATCTGTGCTATGATACACACATGCCATTACAAATTGAAAACACACACACAAataaaattcatgatatttataaaaagaaaacgcAAAATTTGAGCAACTTTAAGTTGCTAATGCATTCTTAATAACATGATAAAACTCCAAATAAAAGGAAAGCAATCGTTAGCACAAATAAACACCAGGCGAACATCATTAGTATGCTCAAAATTTTACAACAGAACTAAAAAAATCCTGAGACAAGCAAAAAACTTTTTCCACCGCCATCCCCATCCGGCATTGATATCTCATCGGTTGGCCTTAGCAACTCTTTCAATCTCATCCTTTTTCTTGATAGCATAACTGAGAACGCAGGGTGGGTCATGACCAGAAGTAAGCAGAACAGATATCAACTGTTCAGAAAGAGAGAATATGAAAAATAAGAATGAAATTCAACCTGTTGGAAGAGCCCTTTGCAGCATTGATGAGCCTGCCTGCCAAACATTCTGCAATAGTCTTGATGTTTCTGAAAGCAGCTTCACGAGCACCAGTGGTAAGGAGGTAGATGGCCTGGTTAACACGCCTCAGAGGAGAGATATCCACAGCCTGACGCCTGACAACACCAGCAGAACCAATTCGAGTGGCATCTTCCCGGGGCCCACTTTAGTAATACAACATTGACCGAAACAAAGAAAAAATTGAGTCAAATAGATAAAGGTAGGAAACATAAAATCCAAATGCCTACAAAAACAGGGACATCATGCAATGAACTTTAAATATCCAGAGTAAACCCAACATCCAATTGTACTCCAGCATAAAACCAAATAATGCACCTGTTAATCACGGCATCCACGATAACTTGGATTGGGTTTTGATCAGTTAGGAGATGAATGATTTCCATAGCATGCTTCACAATCCTAACTGCCATCAATTTTTTCCCATTGTTTCTGCCGTGCATCATCAATGAGTTTGTAAGCCTCTCTACAATTGGGCACTGGGCCTTCCTGAAACGCTTGACTGAGTACCTCCCAGCAGTGTGCGGAACATAGGTTGCATGCTTAGCTGGTTGGACTCCAATGTAATCACTCAAGGAAATATCATTAACCTGATGCACAAAAAATTCAACAATGAACCCTAATTGAGAAGATAGATCTTAACATATTAATTTTAAAGATCACAGCAATATGGCCCCAACACACAGATATAAAAACCATAGTCATATTAAAGATTCAAGATCCAGAGGGCATTTTATATGATCTAATTGAGAACATATATTTGACTGGCTAATCAGTTAGCAAAGCCATGGAACTAGCACTAGCAGGTGCAGTCCCATGAGGCAGCAACCATCAGTTTAAGCCAAAGTTCATCAAATTATTCAAGCccaaaaaataaaagataacatCTTAAGGTTCCGTTTGTTTCGCGGAAAAATGACTTTATatgtaaaatatgaaaaatattttccaaaaaaatattttccataaaaatattttctggttgtaatattaaattaataatacttatttatctcatatatgtataagtgttcacattttaataagattttcaaaatttagaaaatagaaaataacatTCTCTTTTCAAAAATGAAAGCCATTTTCCTTAGAAATGGCTTAATTTTCCTTTGaccagaaaaatgaaaaatacttTTCATTGACCAATTTTCCTAAGTGTTCCCAGACAACAGAAAATACGAAAAATGTTTTTTAGGCAAATATTTTCCGTAAAACAAACGGAGCCTAAAACAACAATAGGCTGTGATATTTCAAAAAGGGGGTGGAGCTCTGGATAGGCACAATAAAGCAAATGTTAATAC
It encodes:
- the LOC110668390 gene encoding 40S ribosomal protein S5-like, which translates into the protein MAATLAATPVTGEPTQPYNEVKLFNRWTFEEVQVNDISLSDYIGVQPAKHATYVPHTAGRYSVKRFRKAQCPIVERLTNSLMMHGRNNGKKLMAVRIVKHAMEIIHLLTDQNPIQVIVDAVINSGPREDATRIGSAGVVRRQAVDISPLRRVNQAIYLLTTGAREAAFRNIKTIAECLAGRLINAAKGSSNSYAIKKKDEIERVAKANR